A single genomic interval of Picosynechococcus sp. PCC 7003 harbors:
- a CDS encoding transporter substrate-binding domain-containing protein — MARGGVFGSGLAIAANIFFGSASLIQATPLETIQERGILRVAVKETVRPLGFRDETGTLQGLEIELAHQLAAELLGDRQAVELIPLPNQERLDAVLTGEVDLVIAQLGLNASRQRLVNFSPYYYLDGIGFVTQDRQIQSLNQITDQQVVVLEGSEAIAAVRAYFPGVTLVGAKSYQEALDYLENHEAALFAGDHSVLTGWVQEYPEYQLLPAWLTGNPLAIAFPKGRQHQTLNQALQTTVTEWQDSGWLTERIDHWGLPQ, encoded by the coding sequence ATGGCGCGCGGTGGAGTATTTGGATCTGGGTTGGCGATCGCCGCGAACATATTTTTCGGCTCAGCATCTTTAATCCAAGCAACGCCCCTCGAAACGATTCAAGAGCGGGGCATCCTCCGGGTGGCGGTCAAGGAAACGGTACGGCCCCTGGGTTTTCGGGATGAAACGGGGACTTTACAGGGCTTAGAGATTGAGCTTGCCCACCAACTGGCGGCAGAATTGTTAGGCGATCGCCAAGCGGTAGAATTGATTCCCCTCCCAAACCAAGAACGCCTCGATGCCGTGCTGACCGGGGAAGTGGACCTCGTGATTGCCCAACTGGGCCTCAATGCTTCTCGCCAACGGCTCGTGAATTTTAGCCCCTACTATTACCTCGATGGGATTGGCTTTGTGACGCAGGATCGCCAGATCCAATCCCTAAACCAGATTACAGATCAACAGGTCGTTGTTCTCGAAGGTTCCGAGGCGATCGCCGCTGTGCGGGCCTATTTTCCTGGGGTCACCCTCGTGGGCGCTAAATCTTACCAAGAAGCCTTAGATTACCTCGAAAATCACGAAGCTGCCCTCTTTGCGGGGGATCATTCCGTCCTTACGGGTTGGGTACAGGAATACCCCGAATATCAACTGCTGCCGGCTTGGCTCACGGGTAATCCCCTGGCGATCGCCTTTCCCAAGGGGCGACAACACCAAACCCTGAACCAAGCTCTGCAAACAACAGTGACTGAATGGCAAGACAGCGGTTGGTTAACGGAACGGATTGATCATTGGGGCCTACCCCAATAG
- the rplT gene encoding 50S ribosomal protein L20 encodes MPRVKRGNVARKRRKKILKLAKGFRGSHSKLFRTANQQVMKALRNAYRDRRKKKRDFRRLWIVRVNAAARLNGLSYSKLTHQLKKANIEINRKMLAELAVVDPQAFAQVVEVAKSA; translated from the coding sequence ATGCCAAGAGTAAAGCGCGGTAACGTCGCCCGTAAGCGTCGTAAAAAAATCCTTAAGTTAGCGAAAGGGTTCCGGGGTTCCCACTCCAAGCTCTTCCGCACGGCGAATCAGCAGGTGATGAAGGCGCTCCGGAATGCCTACCGCGATCGCCGCAAGAAAAAGCGTGATTTCCGTCGTCTGTGGATCGTGCGGGTTAATGCTGCGGCGCGGTTGAATGGCCTGAGCTATAGCAAACTCACCCACCAACTCAAAAAAGCAAACATCGAGATCAACCGGAAAATGCTTGCTGAGCTGGCCGTTGTTGACCCCCAAGCCTTTGCTCAGGTGGTCGAAGTTGCAAAAAGTGCCTAG
- the rpmI gene encoding 50S ribosomal protein L35 codes for MPKLKTRRAAAKRFKLTGSGKKIARRKAFKNHLLNHKSSEQKRRRLSGMALVDKSDEKNVRLMLPYA; via the coding sequence ATGCCTAAATTAAAGACTCGCCGTGCAGCTGCGAAACGATTCAAGCTGACTGGCAGCGGCAAAAAGATCGCCCGTCGCAAAGCGTTTAAGAATCACCTTTTGAACCATAAGAGTTCAGAACAGAAGCGTCGTCGTCTGTCTGGGATGGCCCTCGTGGACAAGAGCGATGAGAAAAATGTTCGTCTGATGCTTCCCTACGCTTAG
- a CDS encoding ABC transporter permease — protein MAHLWGDTLGVFWGDWLKLRVRLKQVAATGLVSPLIYILAFGLGLGSALDQAITPPAGDTYLEFILPGMVALSSMTISFGGTTFSICGDRLYSKTFEELLLLPVHPLALHLGKMMAGILRGLMTAGSVLIVAILFTGKVFSFINPLFILLLLLNCAVFAGLGVIVGLRVKSLESVGIFNNFLIVPMSFLGATFFDPETLPTAFRAIVYCIPLTYTTTGLRAAAYLPLSEFPWHAIPILAGVAIALAFVGAYQFSHQRD, from the coding sequence CTGGCCCATCTATGGGGAGATACCCTGGGCGTTTTTTGGGGGGACTGGCTAAAGTTGCGGGTGCGCCTCAAACAAGTGGCAGCAACGGGCTTGGTTTCGCCGCTGATCTACATTCTGGCCTTTGGTTTAGGGCTGGGTAGCGCCCTAGATCAAGCGATTACCCCACCCGCCGGAGATACCTATTTAGAATTTATCTTGCCGGGAATGGTTGCTCTGTCCTCGATGACCATTAGTTTCGGGGGGACGACCTTCTCGATTTGCGGCGATCGCCTTTATAGCAAAACCTTTGAAGAATTACTTCTGTTGCCCGTCCACCCCCTCGCGTTACACCTGGGGAAAATGATGGCCGGAATCCTGCGGGGACTGATGACGGCAGGATCGGTGCTGATTGTGGCGATCCTCTTTACGGGCAAAGTTTTTAGCTTTATCAATCCGCTATTTATCCTGTTACTCCTGTTGAACTGCGCTGTGTTTGCGGGGTTAGGGGTGATTGTTGGGCTGCGGGTTAAATCCCTCGAAAGTGTGGGGATTTTTAATAATTTCTTGATCGTGCCGATGTCTTTCTTGGGGGCGACCTTTTTCGACCCAGAAACTTTACCCACAGCGTTTCGGGCGATTGTTTATTGCATTCCCCTCACCTACACCACCACCGGGCTACGGGCGGCGGCCTATTTACCTCTTTCGGAATTTCCCTGGCACGCGATTCCCATTTTGGCAGGGGTGGCGATCGCCTTAGCCTTTGTCGGCGCTTACCAATTTTCCCACCAGCGGGACTAA
- a CDS encoding C40 family peptidase, with translation MQLSPSPSGEYFCLQTLDLYDDPECQSLGTQAAAGRRVQMLNKETEQAVRVMTVEDGYGTWLKKTDLQYLEVAEEPYEFVPVDRPEIEARIENILIFAHAAKRVPNTYLWGGATAPNYDCSGLIQAAYASQGIWLPRNSYQQGDFVEPVSQEDLELGDLIFFAKEQRIDHVALYLGEGYYIHSSGIEMGRNGIGIDRLWEPWDMISRAYHQTLCGFGRVMESYAPPSLACQI, from the coding sequence ATGCAACTGTCCCCTTCTCCCAGTGGTGAATACTTTTGCCTGCAAACCCTCGATCTGTACGACGACCCCGAATGTCAGTCCCTCGGTACCCAAGCGGCCGCTGGTCGTCGGGTGCAAATGCTCAATAAAGAAACAGAACAGGCTGTCCGGGTGATGACGGTCGAGGATGGCTATGGTACCTGGCTCAAAAAAACGGATTTACAATATCTCGAAGTCGCCGAAGAACCCTATGAATTTGTCCCCGTCGATCGGCCAGAGATCGAAGCCCGCATAGAAAATATTTTGATCTTTGCCCACGCCGCCAAACGAGTGCCCAATACCTACCTTTGGGGAGGCGCAACGGCACCAAATTATGACTGTTCTGGATTGATTCAGGCGGCCTATGCTTCCCAGGGGATCTGGTTGCCGCGCAACTCCTATCAACAGGGGGATTTTGTTGAACCTGTCTCCCAAGAGGATCTCGAACTCGGCGATTTGATTTTCTTTGCCAAAGAGCAACGGATCGACCATGTCGCCCTGTACCTCGGAGAGGGCTATTATATCCATAGCTCCGGCATCGAGATGGGCCGCAATGGTATTGGTATCGATCGCCTTTGGGAGCCGTGGGATATGATCAGTCGCGCCTACCACCAAACCCTCTGTGGTTTTGGTCGCGTGATGGAAAGTTATGCTCCACCATCCTTAGCCTGCCAAATTTAA